A window of the Streptomyces griseochromogenes genome harbors these coding sequences:
- a CDS encoding MFS transporter: MDTSESSTAEPDSATDAAPPPRRGWRRWAMDTRPLRIPAYRRLWSSTVVTAVGSQLTAVAVPKQIYDITHSSAWVGYASLAGLVPMVVFALWGGAVADTVDRRKLLLVTNSGIAVTSLLFWAQAVTGLDSVVVLMVLLALQQAFFGLNSPARNASIARLVPAEELPAANALGSTVMQTGLVAGPLLAGVLIPVIGLPELYLIDALALCVTVWAVFRLPALPPLGEGRARRAGLREIAAGFRYISGHKVLLLSFLADIVAMVLGMPRALFPQLAAQTYASYGEGLALGVLFAGIPVGAVLGGLFSGVFSRARRHGWMVIGSVVGWGVAIAGFGLSGNLWLSLAFLAAAGVADMISMVFRGAILLSAATDEMRGRMQGVFTVVVVGGPRLADVLHGTAGSAFGPRAAVAGGGALVVAAMLALAAALPALRRYRI; this comes from the coding sequence GTGGACACGAGCGAGAGCAGCACCGCCGAACCCGACTCCGCGACCGACGCGGCGCCCCCGCCACGGCGCGGCTGGCGCCGCTGGGCGATGGACACCCGGCCCCTGCGCATCCCCGCCTACCGGCGGCTGTGGTCGTCGACCGTCGTCACCGCCGTCGGCAGCCAACTCACCGCCGTCGCCGTACCCAAACAGATCTACGACATCACCCACTCCTCGGCCTGGGTCGGCTACGCCAGCCTCGCCGGTCTCGTGCCCATGGTGGTGTTCGCGCTGTGGGGCGGGGCGGTCGCCGACACGGTGGACCGGCGCAAGCTGCTGCTGGTCACCAACAGCGGTATCGCCGTGACCTCACTGCTCTTCTGGGCGCAGGCCGTCACCGGCCTCGACTCGGTCGTCGTCCTGATGGTGCTGCTCGCTCTGCAGCAGGCGTTCTTCGGCCTCAACTCCCCGGCCCGCAACGCCTCCATCGCACGCCTCGTCCCGGCCGAGGAGCTGCCCGCCGCCAACGCGCTCGGCTCGACCGTGATGCAGACCGGCCTGGTCGCGGGCCCGCTGCTGGCCGGTGTGCTGATCCCGGTGATCGGGCTGCCCGAGCTGTACCTGATCGACGCGCTGGCCCTGTGCGTCACCGTGTGGGCGGTGTTCCGGCTGCCCGCGCTGCCACCGCTGGGCGAGGGGCGGGCCCGCCGGGCCGGGCTGCGTGAGATAGCCGCCGGATTCCGCTACATATCCGGGCACAAGGTGCTGCTGCTGTCCTTCCTGGCCGACATCGTCGCCATGGTCCTCGGCATGCCCCGCGCCCTGTTCCCGCAGCTGGCCGCCCAGACCTACGCCTCCTACGGCGAAGGGCTCGCCCTCGGCGTGCTGTTCGCCGGGATCCCGGTCGGCGCGGTGCTCGGAGGCCTGTTCTCCGGCGTCTTCTCGCGGGCCCGGCGGCACGGCTGGATGGTCATCGGCTCGGTGGTCGGCTGGGGCGTGGCCATCGCCGGGTTCGGGCTGAGCGGCAACCTCTGGCTGTCCCTGGCCTTCCTGGCCGCCGCCGGTGTGGCCGACATGATCTCCATGGTGTTCCGCGGGGCCATCCTGCTCTCCGCCGCGACCGACGAGATGCGCGGCCGGATGCAGGGCGTGTTCACCGTGGTCGTCGTGGGTGGCCCGCGGCTGGCCGACGTGCTGCACGGCACCGCCGGCTCGGCCTTCGGGCCCCGGGCCGCCGTCGCGGGCGGGGGCGCACTGGTCGTCGCGGCGATGCTGGCCCTGGCCGCGGCCCTGCCTGCGCTGCGCCGCTACCGGATCTGA
- a CDS encoding FUSC family protein: MWDRLAASDPGLLRLTAGLRTVTAIALTLAVLGVLGVPVAQLVAGAMAAMVSTFAIQEKQRSQQAVTLALGLPVALASVSLGTLLSQRVVVGDLFFVVLIFCAVYGRRFGDRGTALGLIGFQVYFLSLFVHAVPSALPALYGVITAAFVCSAAARFVLLRQTPAGTLDRLRRAFRARLGQLIAAQIELLDAGREDPDAAAKVLEHLRTGTARLHESALMIQGRLEDGAVDEATARLLQRRIADAEIASERLGLLLLTARSAERTDTLTLHLPGASLPPGGELPIGDEATAVLRRDLEALRLLVLRPVGEASGTALSQVRNRLLGYREEENLPKASPAVQDVFRGLGEAARAVLGLRIALDGPQDESDDTPATARSREELDAEDAAIESSEEDEAEEPEPAGLQRPTTRAAVQVAVGSSLAIAGGELLSSQRWYWAVLTCWIVFINTASTGEILVKGYRRLVGTVLGVVAGIVLAGLVGQHTWTAFALVLLFVFAMFYTAPLSYTLMSFFVTAMLGLLYTLLNTYSASVLVLRVEETALGAACGVIAAAVVLPVRTDRRTNDLLVDVLDKLADVSRGAMDQLSGGPSADLVDRARDLDQALADLRAATQPLTHPISPLRSRRDTARYVVALLETCAYHARSLAATAELLATHPSIAADPRLRGAGRRIVHNIEAIAAHVTDPRSTERIESGPSIASMLEPGTLRTPRYGRVTDRVLRHLQRLDEAVSGLTRPLGITREPSRK, from the coding sequence ATGTGGGACCGGCTGGCGGCGTCCGATCCCGGGCTGCTCAGGCTCACCGCGGGCCTGCGCACGGTGACCGCCATCGCGCTCACCCTGGCCGTGCTCGGCGTGCTGGGCGTCCCGGTGGCGCAGTTGGTCGCGGGGGCCATGGCGGCGATGGTCTCGACCTTCGCCATCCAGGAGAAGCAGCGCTCCCAGCAGGCCGTGACCCTCGCGCTGGGTCTGCCGGTGGCCCTCGCCTCGGTGTCGCTGGGCACGCTGCTGAGCCAGCGGGTGGTGGTGGGCGACCTGTTCTTCGTCGTCCTCATCTTCTGCGCCGTCTACGGACGCCGGTTCGGCGACCGCGGCACCGCGCTGGGCCTGATCGGCTTCCAGGTCTACTTCCTCTCCCTGTTCGTGCACGCGGTCCCGTCCGCGCTGCCCGCCCTGTACGGCGTGATCACCGCGGCGTTCGTGTGCAGCGCGGCCGCCCGATTCGTTCTGCTGCGGCAGACCCCGGCGGGCACCCTGGACCGGCTGCGCAGGGCCTTCCGGGCCCGGCTCGGGCAGCTCATCGCCGCCCAGATCGAGCTGCTGGACGCGGGGCGCGAGGACCCTGACGCCGCGGCGAAGGTCCTGGAGCATCTGCGCACCGGCACCGCGCGGCTGCACGAGTCGGCGCTGATGATCCAGGGCCGGCTGGAGGACGGCGCCGTGGACGAGGCGACGGCACGGCTGTTGCAGCGCCGCATCGCCGACGCCGAGATCGCCTCCGAGCGGCTCGGTCTGCTGCTGCTCACCGCGCGCAGCGCCGAGCGGACGGACACCCTCACCCTGCACCTGCCCGGCGCCTCTCTCCCGCCGGGCGGTGAACTGCCGATCGGGGACGAGGCGACCGCCGTGCTGCGCCGGGACCTGGAGGCGCTGCGGCTGCTCGTGCTGCGGCCGGTGGGCGAGGCCTCGGGGACCGCGCTGTCGCAGGTGCGCAACCGGCTGCTCGGCTACCGGGAGGAGGAGAACCTGCCGAAGGCCTCCCCCGCGGTGCAGGACGTCTTCCGGGGCCTCGGTGAGGCCGCGCGGGCCGTGCTCGGGCTGCGCATCGCCCTGGACGGGCCGCAGGACGAGTCCGACGACACTCCGGCGACGGCCCGCTCCCGCGAGGAGCTGGACGCCGAGGACGCGGCCATCGAGAGCAGCGAGGAGGACGAGGCCGAGGAGCCGGAGCCGGCCGGGCTCCAGCGGCCCACCACGCGGGCCGCCGTGCAGGTGGCGGTCGGCTCGTCGCTCGCCATCGCCGGTGGCGAGCTGCTGTCCAGCCAGCGCTGGTACTGGGCGGTGCTGACCTGCTGGATCGTGTTCATCAACACCGCCTCGACCGGCGAGATCCTGGTGAAGGGCTACCGGCGGCTGGTCGGCACGGTCCTCGGCGTGGTGGCCGGGATCGTCCTCGCCGGTCTGGTTGGGCAGCACACGTGGACGGCGTTCGCCCTGGTGCTGCTGTTCGTGTTCGCGATGTTCTACACCGCTCCCCTGTCCTACACGCTGATGTCGTTCTTCGTGACGGCGATGCTGGGGCTGCTGTACACGCTGCTGAACACCTACAGCGCGTCGGTGCTGGTGCTGCGTGTGGAGGAGACGGCCCTCGGCGCGGCCTGCGGTGTGATCGCGGCGGCGGTGGTGCTGCCGGTCCGCACCGACCGGCGCACCAACGACCTGCTCGTCGACGTCCTGGACAAACTGGCGGACGTCAGCCGGGGCGCCATGGACCAGCTGAGCGGCGGGCCGTCGGCCGATCTGGTGGACCGGGCGCGCGATCTCGACCAGGCGCTGGCCGATCTGCGCGCGGCCACACAGCCGCTCACCCACCCGATCAGCCCGCTGCGCTCGCGCCGGGACACCGCCCGGTACGTCGTGGCGCTGCTGGAGACCTGCGCCTACCACGCGCGTTCGCTCGCGGCCACGGCCGAACTGCTGGCCACGCACCCCTCGATCGCGGCGGACCCCCGGCTGCGCGGTGCGGGCCGGCGGATCGTGCACAACATCGAGGCGATCGCCGCGCACGTCACGGACCCCCGGTCCACGGAGAGGATCGAGTCCGGTCCGAGCATCGCGTCGATGCTCGAGCCCGGCACCCTGCGCACCCCGCGCTACGGCCGGGTGACCGACCGGGTGCTGCGGCATCTGCAGCGTCTGGACGAGGCGGTGTCGGGCCTGACCAGGCCGCTCGGGATCACGCGGGAGCCGTCGAGGAAGTGA
- a CDS encoding glutamate--cysteine ligase: MRTVGVEEELLLVDPDSGEPRAQQSAVLARAAQDDPGQDVFQKELFGQMLEFATHPQTDMADLGAEIVHCRKEAARLAGEIGCAVAALATSPLPVTPTIVAHERYRWMTGQYGMTAQEQLICGCHAHVSVASDEEGVAVLDRIRPWLPVLCALSANSPFWHGRDTGYVSYRSRVQRRWPQTGPNELFGSAERYHRLVRDMLASGVVLDSGMLYFDARLSARYPTVELRVADVCLRAETTVLVATLARALVETAARDWRAGRPPLDHSVNLLKLAGWQAARSGLGQDLLDPVTMLPRPAVEVLGSLLEHTGDALADSGDAAFVAEAVAELLRRGNGAHEQRLLMERTGSLRHVVTECVRRTQD, encoded by the coding sequence GGCCCAGCAGTCCGCCGTCCTCGCCCGAGCCGCCCAGGACGATCCCGGACAGGACGTGTTCCAGAAGGAGCTGTTCGGGCAGATGCTGGAGTTCGCCACGCATCCGCAGACGGACATGGCGGACCTCGGCGCCGAGATCGTGCACTGCCGCAAGGAGGCGGCCCGGCTCGCCGGGGAGATCGGCTGCGCGGTCGCCGCGCTCGCCACCTCCCCGCTGCCGGTCACCCCCACGATCGTCGCGCACGAACGCTACCGGTGGATGACCGGGCAGTACGGGATGACCGCCCAGGAGCAGCTCATCTGCGGCTGCCACGCGCATGTTTCGGTGGCGTCCGACGAGGAGGGCGTCGCCGTCCTCGACCGGATCCGGCCGTGGCTTCCGGTGCTGTGCGCGCTCAGCGCCAACTCACCCTTCTGGCACGGCCGGGACACCGGCTACGTCAGCTACCGCAGCCGGGTGCAGCGGCGCTGGCCGCAGACGGGGCCGAACGAGCTGTTCGGCTCGGCCGAGCGCTACCACCGGCTGGTGCGGGACATGTTGGCCAGCGGGGTCGTCCTGGACAGCGGGATGTTGTACTTCGACGCTCGCCTGTCCGCCAGATACCCGACCGTGGAACTCAGGGTGGCGGACGTGTGCCTGCGGGCAGAGACCACCGTCCTCGTCGCCACACTGGCCCGTGCCCTGGTGGAGACGGCCGCACGCGACTGGCGGGCCGGCCGGCCGCCGCTGGACCACAGCGTGAACCTGCTCAAACTGGCCGGCTGGCAGGCCGCCCGCTCCGGCCTGGGCCAGGATCTGCTCGACCCCGTGACCATGCTGCCCCGTCCCGCCGTGGAGGTGCTGGGCTCGCTGCTGGAGCACACGGGGGACGCGCTCGCCGACAGCGGTGACGCGGCCTTCGTCGCGGAGGCCGTCGCCGAACTGCTGCGCCGGGGCAATGGCGCCCATGAGCAGCGGCTGCTCATGGAGCGCACGGGCAGCCTTCGGCACGTCGTCACCGAGTGTGTGCGCCGCACCCAGGACTGA
- a CDS encoding cyclic nucleotide-binding domain-containing protein, which translates to MTKAIKLLTALPQAQRERLMELADEVSFPEDTRIFEAGGTADRFWVIRSGAVHLDTQVTSRQRVTVATLGAGDMLGWSWLFPPYQWDFGAVAFSNVRAYEFDGPSVLALSVEDPLLGLSLVRTVAEILASRLETTRGKLMDQYAIRRRSGPL; encoded by the coding sequence ATGACCAAAGCGATAAAACTGCTGACCGCTCTCCCGCAGGCACAGCGCGAGCGACTGATGGAACTGGCCGACGAGGTCTCCTTCCCGGAGGACACCCGGATCTTCGAGGCGGGCGGTACGGCCGACCGCTTCTGGGTGATCCGCTCCGGCGCGGTCCACCTGGACACACAGGTCACCAGCCGTCAGCGGGTCACCGTGGCCACGCTCGGCGCGGGCGACATGCTCGGCTGGTCCTGGCTGTTCCCTCCGTACCAGTGGGACTTCGGCGCGGTGGCCTTCAGCAACGTGCGGGCCTACGAGTTCGACGGGCCGTCGGTGCTCGCGCTGTCCGTGGAGGATCCGCTGCTCGGCCTCTCGCTGGTGCGGACGGTCGCCGAGATCCTCGCCAGCCGCCTGGAGACGACCCGCGGCAAGCTGATGGACCAGTACGCGATCCGGCGGCGCAGCGGGCCCCTCTAG
- a CDS encoding NAD(P)/FAD-dependent oxidoreductase — protein sequence MDTVIRPRILVVGAGFAGVECVRRLERKLAPDEADVTLVTPSAYQLYLPLLPQVASGVLTPQSIAVSLRRSKKYRTRIIPGGVIGVDLKSKVCVIRTITDKIVEERYDYIVLAPGSVTRTFDIPGLTEHAYGLKTLAEAAYIRDHVISQLDLADASDDPAERAARLQFVVVGGGYAGTETAACLQRLTHAAVQRYPRLDPGLIKWHLIDIAPKLMPELGDKLGRSAQEILRRRGIEVSLGVSIDKAGPEEVTFTDGRVVPTHTLIWTAGVVASPLIATLGAETVRGRLAVTAEMTLPGHDGVFALGDSAAVPDKAKGEEGAICPPTAQHAMRQGKKVADNVIATLRNQPLQPYIHTDLGLVVDLGGKDAVSKPLGIELRGVPAQAVARGYHWSALRTNVAKTRVMTNWLLNAVAGDDFVRTGFQARKPARLKDFEFTDSYLTPEQVRARVEGGAAGHS from the coding sequence ATGGACACCGTGATACGACCGAGGATCCTGGTGGTTGGCGCGGGCTTCGCAGGAGTCGAGTGCGTCCGCCGTCTGGAGCGGAAACTCGCCCCCGACGAGGCCGACGTCACCCTGGTGACGCCGTCCGCCTACCAGCTCTACCTCCCGCTGCTGCCCCAGGTCGCCTCCGGTGTGCTCACGCCGCAGTCGATCGCCGTCTCGCTGCGTCGCAGCAAGAAGTACCGCACCCGGATCATCCCGGGCGGCGTGATCGGGGTGGACCTGAAGTCCAAGGTCTGCGTCATCCGCACCATCACCGACAAGATCGTCGAAGAGCGCTACGACTACATCGTGCTGGCGCCGGGCAGCGTGACCCGCACCTTCGACATCCCCGGGCTCACCGAGCACGCCTACGGGTTGAAGACGCTCGCCGAGGCCGCCTACATCCGCGACCACGTCATCTCGCAGCTGGACCTCGCCGACGCCAGCGACGACCCCGCCGAGCGCGCCGCCCGGCTGCAGTTCGTGGTGGTCGGCGGCGGATACGCGGGCACCGAGACCGCGGCCTGTCTGCAACGGCTCACGCACGCGGCCGTCCAGCGCTATCCCCGCCTCGACCCGGGCCTGATCAAGTGGCATCTGATCGACATCGCGCCGAAGCTCATGCCGGAGCTCGGCGACAAGCTCGGCCGCAGCGCGCAGGAGATCCTGCGCCGGCGCGGCATCGAGGTCTCGCTGGGCGTGTCGATCGACAAGGCGGGCCCCGAGGAGGTCACCTTCACCGACGGCCGGGTGGTGCCGACCCACACCCTGATCTGGACGGCCGGCGTGGTCGCGAGCCCGCTGATCGCCACACTCGGCGCGGAGACCGTCCGGGGCCGGCTCGCGGTCACCGCCGAGATGACCCTGCCGGGTCACGACGGGGTGTTCGCGCTCGGCGACTCGGCGGCGGTGCCCGACAAGGCCAAGGGCGAGGAGGGCGCGATCTGCCCGCCCACGGCCCAGCACGCCATGCGCCAGGGCAAGAAGGTCGCGGACAACGTCATCGCGACGCTGCGCAACCAGCCTCTGCAGCCGTACATCCACACGGACCTCGGCCTCGTCGTCGACCTCGGCGGCAAGGACGCCGTCTCCAAGCCGCTGGGCATCGAACTGCGCGGTGTGCCGGCTCAGGCGGTGGCGCGCGGTTATCACTGGTCGGCGCTGCGCACCAATGTCGCCAAGACCCGGGTGATGACCAACTGGCTGCTCAACGCGGTCGCGGGCGACGATTTCGTGCGCACCGGCTTCCAGGCCCGCAAGCCCGCGCGGCTGAAGGACTTCGAGTTCACGGACTCCTATCTGACGCCGGAGCAGGTCCGCGCCCGCGTGGAGGGCGGGGCCGCCGGGCACTCCTGA
- a CDS encoding AMP-dependent synthetase/ligase, which translates to MRDVAVAPPAVPPLTGGLADSVFETADRNPALPLLARRTDAAPGSWEEVTAVEVRDEVVDLAKGLIAAGISPGHRVAVMARTRYEWTVFAHALWTVGAEVVPVHPSSSRDQVEWILRDAGCVAVVVEDEQGVMTVGTVCAGLPRLRHVWQLDAGALPLLAEQGAVVPLTTVESLRRIVLPDSTAVIAYTSGTSDRPLGCALSHRSLAYPCDVLLAGWGHTGAAPGEQPSVLAFLPFSHVYGLMIQVLCLRGGVLMAHEPEMTAAALASALRTFRPTYLYGVPSVFEKLYKTFWRTAREAGRGVLFERAAETARDFAEAEERRRLGLGPGPGFDLRLQHALYERTVYRRLRAALGGRVVRGTSGGSSLSRELSLFYEGIGLYINDGYGLTETSGGITMQPLGRQKSGTVGLPLPGTHVQVADDGEILVRGPSVFQGYISDEARTRAVLRGGWLATGDIGRLDGEGYLTITGRKKDVIVTSSGKSVAPAPLEQRLRMHPLVHQAVVVGDDRPCVGALITLDPEFLAHWRAALALQGESPGREAREENALREEIARAVASANSAVSRAESIRVYRLLHEPFAPDNGLLTPSMKLRRDAIARHYATEIDTMYEARSLAMRRPGPREPAEWEEPDDVFRQEMRIPRRE; encoded by the coding sequence ATGCGCGACGTCGCCGTCGCTCCACCAGCCGTACCACCGCTGACCGGCGGGCTCGCCGACAGCGTCTTCGAGACCGCGGACCGGAATCCGGCTCTGCCCCTCCTCGCGCGCCGTACGGACGCGGCGCCCGGCAGCTGGGAGGAGGTGACGGCGGTCGAGGTGCGGGACGAAGTGGTCGATCTGGCCAAGGGGCTGATCGCCGCGGGGATATCGCCGGGCCACCGGGTGGCCGTGATGGCCCGTACCCGCTACGAGTGGACGGTCTTCGCCCACGCGCTGTGGACCGTCGGCGCGGAGGTCGTCCCGGTCCATCCGTCCTCGTCGCGGGACCAGGTGGAGTGGATCCTGCGGGACGCCGGCTGTGTGGCCGTGGTGGTGGAGGACGAGCAGGGCGTCATGACCGTGGGCACGGTGTGCGCGGGGCTGCCCCGGCTGCGGCACGTCTGGCAGCTGGACGCGGGCGCGCTGCCCCTGCTGGCCGAGCAGGGTGCGGTCGTCCCGCTGACCACGGTGGAGTCGCTGCGGCGGATCGTCCTGCCGGACTCGACGGCGGTCATCGCCTACACCTCGGGCACCTCGGACCGTCCGCTGGGCTGTGCGCTGAGCCACCGGAGCCTGGCCTACCCGTGCGACGTCCTGCTCGCCGGCTGGGGACACACCGGGGCGGCCCCGGGCGAACAGCCGTCCGTGCTGGCCTTCCTGCCCTTCTCCCATGTGTACGGGCTCATGATCCAGGTGCTGTGCCTGCGCGGCGGGGTGCTGATGGCCCATGAGCCGGAGATGACCGCGGCGGCCCTCGCCTCGGCGCTGCGCACCTTCCGGCCGACGTACCTGTACGGCGTGCCGTCGGTGTTCGAGAAGTTGTACAAGACGTTCTGGCGGACCGCCCGGGAGGCGGGCCGGGGCGTGTTGTTCGAGCGGGCGGCCGAGACCGCGCGGGACTTCGCCGAGGCCGAGGAGCGCCGGCGGCTGGGCCTCGGGCCCGGTCCCGGGTTCGATCTGCGGCTGCAGCACGCCCTGTACGAGCGGACGGTGTACCGCAGGCTGCGGGCCGCGCTCGGCGGGCGTGTCGTACGGGGCACCTCGGGCGGCTCTTCGCTCAGCCGGGAACTGTCCCTGTTCTACGAGGGCATCGGTCTGTACATCAACGACGGCTACGGCCTGACGGAGACCTCCGGCGGGATCACCATGCAGCCGCTGGGACGGCAGAAGTCCGGGACCGTGGGACTGCCGCTGCCGGGCACCCACGTCCAGGTGGCCGACGACGGGGAGATCCTGGTGCGCGGCCCGTCGGTGTTCCAGGGCTACATCAGCGACGAGGCGCGCACCCGGGCCGTGCTGCGTGGCGGCTGGCTGGCCACCGGGGACATCGGGAGGCTGGACGGCGAGGGCTATCTGACCATCACCGGCCGCAAGAAGGACGTCATCGTCACCAGCAGCGGCAAGAGCGTGGCCCCGGCCCCGCTGGAGCAGCGGCTGCGCATGCATCCGCTGGTGCACCAAGCGGTGGTCGTGGGCGACGACCGGCCCTGCGTGGGGGCGCTGATCACGCTGGACCCGGAGTTCCTCGCGCACTGGCGGGCCGCGCTGGCGTTGCAGGGCGAGTCACCGGGCCGGGAGGCCCGTGAGGAGAACGCGCTCAGGGAGGAGATCGCGCGGGCCGTCGCCTCGGCGAACAGCGCGGTCTCCCGCGCGGAGTCCATCAGGGTCTACCGTCTCCTGCACGAGCCGTTCGCCCCGGACAACGGACTGCTGACGCCGTCCATGAAGCTGCGCCGGGACGCGATCGCGCGGCACTACGCCACCGAGATCGACACGATGTACGAAGCCCGGTCCCTCGCGATGCGGCGGCCCGGCCCCCGGGAGCCGGCCGAATGGGAGGAACCGGACGACGTCTTCCGCCAGGAGATGCGCATACCGCGCCGGGAGTGA
- a CDS encoding ATP-binding protein, whose product MATEPRWDDTPPAEERYERSFSFPGELRNVTGARLAAEGFLCALARKAPPGTPEYWDDILLVVTELAANAIQYAPGPFALRLRRTFDGVHVTMHDTSTTRPEPRPFRPSAGGGGIGWHLVHTLCSQVSVVVEEHGKDIHVFLPW is encoded by the coding sequence ATGGCGACGGAGCCGCGTTGGGACGACACACCGCCCGCGGAGGAGAGGTACGAGCGTTCGTTCTCCTTCCCGGGTGAGCTGCGCAACGTGACGGGCGCCCGGCTCGCCGCGGAGGGCTTCCTGTGCGCCCTCGCCCGAAAGGCCCCGCCCGGCACACCGGAGTACTGGGACGACATCCTGCTGGTCGTCACGGAACTGGCCGCCAACGCCATCCAGTACGCTCCCGGTCCCTTCGCCCTGCGGCTGCGCCGCACCTTCGACGGGGTGCATGTGACCATGCACGACACCAGCACGACCCGGCCCGAGCCGCGGCCCTTCCGTCCGAGTGCGGGCGGCGGCGGCATCGGCTGGCATCTCGTGCACACGCTGTGCAGTCAGGTCAGCGTCGTCGTCGAAGAGCACGGCAAGGACATCCACGTCTTCCTGCCCTGGTGA
- a CDS encoding SigB/SigF/SigG family RNA polymerase sigma factor, with the protein MPTDMSTSPSGRYDTASAASWRRNHDDAPDTTILFARLARLPEGPERDAVRDELVTAWLPMAHRIAGRFRDRGESAEDLRQVAALGLVKAIDRFDPARGAFESYAVPTITGEVKRHFRDRMWALRVPRRIQELRNRVRVARRELTQHPGTPEPDAADIAAHTGLSPAEVTAGLEALECFSTLSLDAEPATGDDGWSLADTLGATDASYDVVVDREAAKDGLRRLPERERAILYMRFFEDMTQSRIADRLGISQMHVSRLITRSCARVREEALGRRPGSRDGPHRRGTRDITSSTAPA; encoded by the coding sequence ATGCCGACCGACATGTCGACAAGCCCTTCCGGCAGGTACGACACCGCCTCCGCCGCGTCCTGGCGGAGGAACCACGACGACGCCCCCGACACCACCATCCTCTTCGCCCGGCTGGCGCGGCTGCCGGAGGGCCCCGAGCGCGACGCCGTACGCGACGAGCTGGTCACCGCCTGGCTGCCCATGGCCCACCGGATCGCCGGCCGTTTCCGCGACCGCGGGGAATCCGCGGAGGACCTGCGCCAGGTGGCCGCGCTCGGGCTGGTCAAGGCCATCGACCGCTTCGACCCGGCACGGGGAGCCTTCGAGAGCTACGCCGTACCGACCATCACCGGCGAGGTCAAGCGGCACTTCCGGGACCGGATGTGGGCGCTGCGGGTGCCCCGCCGGATCCAGGAACTGCGCAACCGCGTACGCGTGGCCCGCCGCGAACTCACCCAGCACCCCGGCACCCCCGAGCCCGACGCCGCCGACATCGCCGCCCACACCGGCCTCAGCCCGGCGGAGGTCACCGCGGGCCTGGAGGCGCTGGAGTGCTTCAGCACCCTCTCGCTGGACGCCGAGCCGGCCACCGGCGACGACGGCTGGAGCCTCGCCGACACACTCGGCGCGACGGACGCCTCGTACGACGTCGTCGTCGACCGCGAGGCCGCCAAGGACGGCCTGCGCCGGCTGCCCGAACGGGAGCGGGCCATCCTCTACATGCGCTTCTTCGAGGACATGACGCAAAGCCGCATCGCCGACCGGCTCGGCATCTCCCAGATGCACGTCTCCCGGCTGATCACCCGCAGCTGCGCCCGCGTACGCGAGGAGGCGCTGGGCCGAAGGCCGGGCAGCCGCGACGGACCCCATCGCCGCGGCACCCGGGACATCACTTCCTCGACGGCTCCCGCGTGA